The Labilibaculum sp. sequence TGCTTTACTTAATAGGATTCTTTTATGTATGATCAGCTCTGCAAACAAAGAATTCAATTGCATTCAATCCAATTAAATAACCTGAAATAAAGCGACATAGCTTGTTATTTTTTGTATCTTAGTAAGCATTCAACCAAAATGATTGTGCAATGACCATCCCCAACCAAAAGCACGCCAATTTATACCGATCCTTAGTCCTTAATTCAGGAGACGCAATGTATTTGTTCAATCTTGATGGGAAATTGGTTGAGGTGAACAAACAGGCTTGTGCTAATTTGGGATACACAAGAGAAGAGCTTCTTGCTCTATCTTTATTTGACGTTGATACTGAGTACAAAACCAAAGAAAAACTTCTCGAATTTTTCTCAATTCTGAATCGTGAAAAAAATTACAAACAAACTACCTATCACAAACGAAAAGATGGTTCAACATTTCCTGTTGAAGTTAGTATCTCTTTATTAGATGAAAACGGTAACAAACTTATACTTGGTATTTCACGCAACATATCTGAACAGGTTGAGGTGAAACAAAATCTTTTCACCTACATTGATACACTCGAGAAAATACACCAGATTACCCTTATTTCAAAAGACATTGAAAAAATGATTTCCGATGTACTTAATGTGGTACAGGAAGTGTTTAAAGCAGACCGGGCTTTTTTTATTGCTTCTATCAATGAGAAAAAAGAGTTTCAATTGCCGCCTATTGAGATTGTTAAACCCCAGGTGCAATGTATTCCAATAAGTGACACAAGTAAATTGGCAAATAATTATCAGCAGGAACTTTTTGAAAAAAGAGAATATCCTGCCAATGATGTTTTCACCTCAAGCTATTTGGAATCAGATGAGAACGAGCCATATATTAAGGAACTTAATATCAAATCTGAAATGATTGTTCCAGTAACAAACATGAATAAGACAAACTATTTATTTGGAGTTCATAAGTGTTCGAAAATACGGGAATGGACTCAACTTGATAAAAAATTATTTATTGAAATCAGCAGAAGATTAGGGGATACAATCAATCGCTTGCATTATTATCACCACTTAAAGCAAAGTGAGAAAAAATACAAAACCCTTTTCGAAAATGCGCCTCTTTCCTATCACTCTTTAAACAGCGATGGCAATATAGTTGATGTTAATAATACCTGGTTGAAGTTTTTAGGCTACAAAAAGAAAGATGTAATTGGCAAGAACTACGGTGATTTCCTTCATCCTGATTGGAAACATGTTTTTGAAACAAATTTTCCGAAATTTAAGGCTTGTGGTTATGTGAATGATGTTCATTTTAAAATCAGACATCAAAAAGGGCACTACAAATACATCTCGCTGCAGGGTTGCACAGGTTGCCACCCTGATGGGACATTTGAAAAAACATATTGTGTATTTCAAGACATTACTTCAAGAAAAAAGGCGGAGGATGAACTAAAAGACAGTGAAGAAAGATACAGACTGTTAATGAAACAATCTCCATTTACTGTGGAAATATATGATTTAAATGGATTACAGATTTCTGTTAACAAAGCGTACGAAGAACTTTGGCAAATACCCAAAGAAATAACTTTATTCAAATTTAATATTCTTAAAAGTCCTCAGGTTCGCTCATCGGGCATGTTAAACTATATCAAGCGTGCTTATGCCGGAGAAACACTAGATATTCCTGATTATCAGTTTACATCAGAAATTGAAGCCGGTTCTATTTATAAAAGCCAAAGCCGATGGCTGAGAACCCGCGTTTATCCAATAAAAAATGAATTTGAGACAGTCACTCAAATTGTTTTGGTTCACCGCGATATAACCGATCAAAAAGAAGCACAAAAGGCATTAATAAAGAAAGAAAGCCAATTTAAAACTTTTGTTCAGCGGGTTCCAATACCGCTTAGCCTTGTGAGCATCACAAGCGGAAAAATTAAATATCTGAACGATCGTTTTCTTTATACATTCGGCTATACTCTGGAGGATATTCCTCACATGGATAATTGGTGGCAATTGGCATATCCTGATCCTGAATATCGGAAATGGGTATTGAACAACTGGGAAAAAGCCGTTGAATATGGAATAAAATATAAAACTGACATTACACCGGATATGTACAATATAACCTGTAAAAATGGAAATGTTAAGCAAATTTTAATATCCGGAATTGTATTGGGTGATGACTTCCTTGCAAATTTTATCGATTTAACTGCACAAAAAAACACTGAAAAGGAACTGATTGCTGCTAAAGAAAAAGCAGAAGAAAGTGAGAAGTTGAAAACAGCTTTTTTAGCCAATATGAGTCATGAGATCCGGACTCCAATGAATGGCATCCTTGGGTTTGCAGATTTGTTAAGCACACCAAAATTAAGTGGCGAAAAACGCGAAAAATACATTAAAATAATATCGCAGAGCGGGGAACGAATGCTCGCAACAATCAATGCCATTATTGAAATTTCGAAAATTGAAACCAATCAAATCGTTAAATGCATTTCGCAAGTAAATGTAAGCGAGTTGCTCCAAAATCAACTTCTTTTTTTCTTACCCGATGCAAACAAGAGAGAAATTAAACTAAGCGTTAGGTCCATGTTGCCAGCCGAAGAATCTCTCATCTTTACAGATTGCGCAATGTTGACCTCTATTCTTACCAACTTAATTAATAATGCCCTAAAATATACTAATTCCGGCTCAATTACATTTGGCTGCACAAAAAAGAACGATTTACTGGAATTCTTTGTAAAAGATACCGGAATTGGAATACCACAAAATGTACAAAAAAGCATCTTTGAACGATTCACTCGAGTAGATCTGGAAAACACCAAAGCAATTGAAGGTTCTGGTCTTGGCTTATCAATAACCAAAGCCTATGTAGAATTACTCGGAGGTGAGATATGGATGGAATCGGAAAAAGGTGTAGGCTCCCAGTTCTTTTTTACCATTCCTATTAAAGGTTAAATACCATATTATTTAATAGTTAACGAACGTTTAAAGCCCAAATGAGGTTGTTGAGTGATATCAACAACCCCCATTATTTATTGAGATTTTTAATTAAGCTACGTCATCCCAGATATCCATTATTTCATCACATGCATTTATAAATTTTTTCATATAAAAATCTATATTTTCAGGTGCTTGATAAGTTTTCTGTTCAAAAACATCAAGAACGATGCACAATGAAGGAATTACTACTTCACTTTCTGTAGCAACAATATCATTCATAAAACGATATAAACCCGTAGCCGCTACACGACCAGCAGATCCCTTAAACACACCACTTTTAGAAAAATGAAGCTTTATAGCTCCTACAATCTTCTGTCCATTAATCTCACCACGTATTACTAAATCAGGTGAAATACCAATTGTCAATCCATGAATGAAAATTGACTTTTGTTTTGATCGAAATCTCTCAAAAGTAAATTTTTGCAAAGAAGAATCAAGATTTGTCGTAAGAAATGATTCCAATGCTTGAATTTGACAATTTCGGTCATTCACTTGAAAATCAGTAGAACAAACTTTCTTAGCCAATTCATTTATTTTAGCTTTAACACATAGTGGTTCAAATTCATCTTGAGCAAAAAAACTTTTTATTGCACTCTTAGCACTAGCATATCTTGCAAAAATAAATTTCTTGGGTTTTTTCTGATTTCTAATAATCGATCTTTTTCTAGCTTTTGTAGCCTCACTATACTCCCCTAACATATTCAATGATAGGTAAGGTATCTTATCACTTTCTTCCATATTATATTTTTTGTATGGATAAAAACATTAATTAATTATCCCCTAATGTTCAAAGCGGGAAACTCTGAATAGAATGCCGATTGTTAATAAATGTTAATAAACATTCACTTTAATCAAATTAATATATACATTTGTCGACACAAACAGTGCAGTTTGTCATAGTAAAGGTTGTTAGCCTCGAATGCTATTTCTATTTAATAGGTTTATTCTAACAATTGATAAATTTAATTTATAAAACAATATAACCAGATGATCCGGACAATAACCGTGCCATCTGGATTTTTGGTTTACACAGTCAATATGTCACTAAAAAACATGACAAAATAAAAATGCCAACTCTTACAAGTTGGCATTTTGTCATATTATATAATTATGATTTTATGAAACACCATATTTCTCCTGCAAAGGCTTATTAATTACATTCCGCAGCTTTTCCGATAATGCTTCCGCATCCTGTTTGGTTAATCCTGTAGTTGGAATTAACGGATGAATAATTACCTCGGCAATACCAGGACTCGCATTGCCTTTAAACATAGTTCCCCGCTGCAATCTTTTCCAATTGGTAGTTTGAGTAATTGGCAATATCGGAATCCCCGTTTGTATGGCGATGGAAACAGCCCCAGGTTTAAATTCTCCCAAATTAGGAGCATTTTGAGGAATGGTTCCTTCAGGCAAAATTACCAATGGATAGCCCTCTGCAATTACATCCATCATTTTCTTAAAACTTTTTAGCGCTCCCAAACGATTGTGTCTGTCTACCAAGATATTCATCCCTGAGGTATAAAAAATGTGAAACAAAGGCCATTTTTCAATCTCTTTTTTACCTGTAAACACAAAGTGCTGATCGAAAATAATATACAATGTTGCCGGATCGATAAAAGAGCTGTGATTGGAGCAAATTAGAAATGGCTGACCGGTAATTATATTCTCTCTTCCCTTCACCCGAAGAAATATTCCTGATCCGTAAAGCCATACCTTTGCATACACTTTTATCACCTTAAAAGCCTTTGGGAAACGTTCTTTTTCGGATAACAAATACTTAAATACCGGATAAAAAAGCAATAATGTTATTACGAAATAAAGAAAGAAATATAGTTTGTATAAGAACCTGATTGGAAATATCAATATATTCATTTTTAAAATCTAATATTTGATTGTAATTACATCCATTTTTAGGCTATAAGCACTTGATTGTATCTGTTAACCCAAAAATTATACCTACTGTTTAATGAAGCAAAATTAAGATTTATTATCTTGAATCAGCAAATCAAGATAAAATTCTAATCAATCCCTTTCATTTTTTGTTCATTCTCATTAATTAAAACGATAAATTTCCGACGATATTTTAATTGCGAAACTTACCTCCTGTTTATAATTCAAACTCTTCAGTTTTATCCCTCAAAATCCAATTTCAAAGTATGTCCGTTTTTAAAAGGCGAACAAACAATATAAAATTTTAGGTATGTGCGAACGCATCACAAGTTACCTTTACGTTAAACAGTAATCCGGGAAAGATAATTACTTGCAGAATATTCACATTGCAGCATAAAATTAATTTAAACTTTAACCTGAAATTCTTGTTTTAACCATAGAATTCGGGAAAAGTGCTTGCCCCTCAACCTATTTTTTTTTGCGAAGCAATTCATAAATTAAGAAGTAAAAACGAAAAGTCCGCCCCAATATGAAACACTCCAAAAAAGAAATGCCACTCCTTGCGGAACGGCATTTTCTTGTATCTGTACAATCGTACTTTTTAAAATTTACGAAAACCTATTAATCTACGAACCTCTTCAAGGGTTTTAGCTGCGCTTTCGCGGGCTTTTTCTGCTCCTTGCTGAGTTACTTTCCTTAGGTAAGCATCATCTTGAGAGATATCAAGAAAACGCTCTCTGATTGGCGCTGTAAAATGAATGATATCTTCGGCCAACTGCTTTTTAAGATCACCGTAACGAACCTCACAGTTGTTGTATTTATCGTTGAAGAAATCGTAAGTATCTTTGGTCGAAACCACTTCCATTAGAGTAAATAAATTTTGAATTGCCTCCGGTTTTTCCTGATTTATAGTTGTTGGACCACTATCCGAAACAGCTTTCATCACTTTTTTACGAATATCTTTCGGATCTTCGACCAAGCCGATTGCATTTCCTTCTGATTTACCCATTTTCCCTGATCCATCCAATCCCGGAATTTTCACAAATTCTCCGGTGAATGAATAAGGTTGAGGAATTGGGAAGGTATCTTCGCCGTATGTGTTATTAAATCTTTTTGCAAATTTTCGGGCCATTTCCAAATTCTGCTCCTGATCTTTCCCCACCGGTACTCTTTGTGCTTTATGAATTAAAATATCAGCCGCCATTAAAACCGGATAGGTTAACAAACCGGCATTCACATTTTCGGGACTTTTGCGCGCTTTATCTTTAAAAGAAGTCGTGCGTTCCAATTCTCCCAGATAAGCATTCATGTTCATCAACAAATACAACTCAGGAATTTCAGGAACATCACTCTGCACGTAAATAGTTGCTTTTTCAGGATCGATCCCACAAGCTAAATATTCAGCCAATACGCTTCTAACATTTGAGTGAAGATCAGCAGGAGTCGGATGTGTAGTCAAGGAATGCCAGTCAGCTATAAAGAAAAAGCAATTGTTATCGTTCTGCATTTGAACAAAATTCTTTATCGCTCCGAAATAGTTCCCCAGGTGTAAATTTCCTGTAGATCGAATTCCACTAACTACTGTATTCATGATCTGATTTATTAATAGCCCAAGTATTGAGCCGTTTATACTTTAAAAAATTATCCCGCAAAATTATGAAACGAATCGAACAAAAAAAATATTGAAGGCCTGAAATAGTGTTAATCTGCTAATATGAAGAAGATTTGTTCCAATTTGTATTCCTTACGCATTGATTATTTGCAGCGTAAACCATGCCCAAACAATATACCGGCACAATTTCCCTATGGCCATAAACAGAGCTACCCAAATAGGATTACTTCTCAGCAATCCCAACCCCAAAGGAATTATATCGCCTACAATAGGTAAAAAGGCAAAAAAGGCAAGAATGCTTCCTTTGTTTTGCAGGAATAATTTTGTTTTTTCAGCCTTATCCTGCTTGATCCGAAGAAATTTTTCGATCCACTGCCACTTGCCCAAATAACCCAAATAGTAGGTTAGCATTCCTCCCAGCCAATTCCCAAGACCAGCAACAGCAATGGTTACAGATATATCGTAACCAGAATAAACAAAAAGGCTCAAAATTGCTTCGGAACTAAACGGCAATATAGTAGCCGCTAAAAAGCTTGCTACAAACAATCCCCAATATCCATATTCAAACAAATCTGCCATAAGGCGCAAAGGTAGCTATTCAATTATAAATTAAGAATAATGAATTAATAATAGAGGAAAGCGCACGAATTTAATTCCATCCACATTTTACTTTTCAAGACTTTTACTACTTTCCCTCTCTTCCAGACTTTTATTCTATCTTTGTAAAAAAAATAGAAGATTATTTATGGAAACTACAAGACAAAGCAAAGTTTCAAGATTGCTGCTAAAGGATTTAAGTGAGATATTTCAGATGGAATCAAGAAATCTTTTTGGCGGCAAAATGATTTCGGTTACTACTGTTCGTATCAGTCCTGATCTAGGACTTGCAAAAGTATATCTTAGCATTTTCCCTTCGAGTGAAACAGAAGAGACTCTTAAATTAATTAAAATGAACACGAAAAATATTCGTAGAATTCTTGGAAATAAGGTTGGAAAACAACTTAGAATAGTTCCTGAATTGGCATTTTTTGTTGATGATTCGTTAGATTATATCGAAAATATCAACAACTTGCTTTCATAATGCAGCTCACAAAAAAGCAGTCCATCTCTTAAGTCAATGTAAATTACTTGAACCTTCCCTTCCATATTGCAAAACGATATCTGTTTTCGAAAAAGAAACAGAATGTAATCAATGTCATTTCGATGATATCGGTTATTGGTGTTGCAATTGGAACTATGGCTCTGGTAATTGTTCTTTCGGTGTTCAATGGTTTTGATGGATTGATCCGTGACCTTTTTGGCAGCTTCGATCCTGATTTAAAAATTCTTCCAAGTACAGGCAAAACCTTTGTTCCTGATTCTACTTTTGAGCAAATCAGGAAAATGGAAAATGTGGTTTTCTACTCTGAAGTGCTGGAAGAAAATGCCTTGCTTAAATACGGAAACAAACAACGCCCCGCAATCATAAAAGGCGTAGATGAAGAGTTTACCTTAATGACCGGCATCGACACCATGATGGTTGAGGGTAAATTTCTGCTAAACAGTGGGAATCATCAGTTTGCAGTTCTTGGCTACGGCGTTGCATGGGATCTTGGTGTGGGGCTCACCTTTACCGATTACATTAAATTTTATGTACCCAAACGCAATGCAAAATTGGGGCTGAACCCAACGGATGCCTTTGCAACTGAATATCTGTATCCTTCGGGATATTTTACCATTCAACAAGATTTTGACTCTCAATATGTGTTGGTTCCTCTGGATTTTGCCAGAAAATTATTTGCCTACAATCATGAAGTGAGTGCCATCGAGCTATCCATTCTCAATCAATCTGAAATTGCAGACGTAAAAGACAAAATACAACAGCTCCTGGGTGAGGATTTTGTGGTGAAAAACCGATTTGAACTTCACGATGTTTTATTTAAAATGATGCAATCGGAGAAAATGGCTATTTTCTTTATTTTAGCTTTTATTCTTGTCATTGCATCCTTTAATGTAATTGGTTCGTTAACCATGCTTATTTTAGATAAAAAACAAGACATTGCCACCCTGCGAAGCATGGGGGCTGAAGAAAAAACAATTCAAAAAATATTTCTGCTTGAAGGTTGGCTTATCTCTCTGTTAGGTGCAGCTATTGGTGTAGGATTGGGACTTGCCATCTGCTTTTTACAGATAAAATTTGGCTTGATTACTCTATCAGGAAATGGAGCTTTTATTATGGATTCCTATCCCGTTGATATTCATTTTACCGATATTTTTATCATCTTTACAACTGTTGTTTCAATTGGATATGCCGCATCGCGTTATCCGGTACGATACATCACCAAACGTTTCCTGCAATTCAATTAATTTGGATTGTTAAAATACCAAACTACCTAATATCCCGTTTAAATTTCTGAAGTGGACAAATTGTCCGGTTCAAGAAAAACTTTTTAATAAAATTGAAATGAGAAAGATTATTGTTATTTGCTTTTTTGCATTTGGTTTTTCCTTACTTGGTAACGCACAGGAAACCGCACTTACTTCGAAAGGAAAAGTTGTGATTCTTTATGAAAACGGCACATGGAAGTATGCTGATGTAAGTGTTTCAGGGGAAAGTCAGGCTCAGCAAACCGGTAATACTGTGCAAACAGCAATTGAGGAAACAACAATGTCAAATGAACCTCTTGTACTAAAAGACGCTGCTGTTGAGAAAATCACTTTTATTGAAGGACCAAGTGCAAAACTTTTAAAATATTTTAAGGATAAAAACATTGTCCGATGCGATTTTACTCTTCGCTCTAAGGATGGAAAATCTACTCTTCAAACTGATTGGAAAATTATGACTGGCGAAGCGTATTCGTACTTTGGCTATATTAAAAAAGACAGCAAACTAAGCCTGGAATTACTTGGCGGAGAAAAAATTGACCTGATTTATACTGAAGAATTTGAACCTAAAGAATTTAGTCAATACGGGTTTTCCACTTATTCTGCTCAACTGGATTTAACCGAAGATCAGCTTAAATTACTTCAAAACAAGATTGTAATGAAAGCGACAATGAACTGGAGCCGCAGATCCGAAGAATATCAGGTTGTGAATCCTTCTTATTTCATTAAAGCAATCCCGCAAATCACAAAATAAAACAACCGCATGAAAAATATTTTGATTCTGTCCATTCTGCTATTAGGTACGATCAGCCAGATCAATGCGCAGCTAAAATTAAGAACCCCCGAAGGAAAAGTTGTTCTTTTGTTTGATAATGGCACCTGGAAATACGAGGAAATTAAGAAGGTTGAAAAACCTGCTGCACAAATCAAATCAGCAGAAGAAATTGCCAAACCAATTGCAATCATTGATACTAAATTAGAATCTCAAACAGTTATTAAAGGCATTAGCGAAAAATTAAATAAATTCTCAAAGACTGATAATCAGGTTAAAGCTGATTTTCAGATCGTCTCTAAAGAGGGAAAAGTAATACTAAAAACCAATTGGAAAATTATGGATGCTGAAGGGTTTCGTTTTTTTGGATTCATCACCAAAAAATCGAAAATGCTGTTTAGCCTTTCGAACGGAGAGAGTATTGAACTACAGTATGCTGAAGATTTTGAACCGAAAGAATATCCTAAGTACAAATTCACCACCTTCACGGCGGAACTTGAATTGAATGAAGATCAGATCAGGAAATTACAGAATGCCTATCTCGAAAAAGTGGAGATGTACTGGAGCAGGCGAACTGAAAGTTATGAAATTTTCAATCCTGACTATTTCGTAAAAGAACTTCCCAAAATAATCAAATAACAAAAAAGACGCTGAAGCGTCTTTTTTTATTCATCATCTATTTGGAGATTGCCCCATTCCATCGAAATCCGATCCAATATCGGCATTAAATCGGCATAATGATTGGCTCTAAGCATATCAATCCGGGTTTGCTTAAAATTCACCAAACCTTTAAACATGCCAGCCATATGTCTTCTCATGTGCAAAATACCGCGCTTTTCGT is a genomic window containing:
- a CDS encoding DedA family protein, translated to MADLFEYGYWGLFVASFLAATILPFSSEAILSLFVYSGYDISVTIAVAGLGNWLGGMLTYYLGYLGKWQWIEKFLRIKQDKAEKTKLFLQNKGSILAFFAFLPIVGDIIPLGLGLLRSNPIWVALFMAIGKLCRYIVWAWFTLQIINA
- the trpS gene encoding tryptophan--tRNA ligase: MNTVVSGIRSTGNLHLGNYFGAIKNFVQMQNDNNCFFFIADWHSLTTHPTPADLHSNVRSVLAEYLACGIDPEKATIYVQSDVPEIPELYLLMNMNAYLGELERTTSFKDKARKSPENVNAGLLTYPVLMAADILIHKAQRVPVGKDQEQNLEMARKFAKRFNNTYGEDTFPIPQPYSFTGEFVKIPGLDGSGKMGKSEGNAIGLVEDPKDIRKKVMKAVSDSGPTTINQEKPEAIQNLFTLMEVVSTKDTYDFFNDKYNNCEVRYGDLKKQLAEDIIHFTAPIRERFLDISQDDAYLRKVTQQGAEKARESAAKTLEEVRRLIGFRKF
- the rbfA gene encoding 30S ribosome-binding factor RbfA, which codes for METTRQSKVSRLLLKDLSEIFQMESRNLFGGKMISVTTVRISPDLGLAKVYLSIFPSSETEETLKLIKMNTKNIRRILGNKVGKQLRIVPELAFFVDDSLDYIENINNLLS
- a CDS encoding PAS domain S-box protein, with translation MTIPNQKHANLYRSLVLNSGDAMYLFNLDGKLVEVNKQACANLGYTREELLALSLFDVDTEYKTKEKLLEFFSILNREKNYKQTTYHKRKDGSTFPVEVSISLLDENGNKLILGISRNISEQVEVKQNLFTYIDTLEKIHQITLISKDIEKMISDVLNVVQEVFKADRAFFIASINEKKEFQLPPIEIVKPQVQCIPISDTSKLANNYQQELFEKREYPANDVFTSSYLESDENEPYIKELNIKSEMIVPVTNMNKTNYLFGVHKCSKIREWTQLDKKLFIEISRRLGDTINRLHYYHHLKQSEKKYKTLFENAPLSYHSLNSDGNIVDVNNTWLKFLGYKKKDVIGKNYGDFLHPDWKHVFETNFPKFKACGYVNDVHFKIRHQKGHYKYISLQGCTGCHPDGTFEKTYCVFQDITSRKKAEDELKDSEERYRLLMKQSPFTVEIYDLNGLQISVNKAYEELWQIPKEITLFKFNILKSPQVRSSGMLNYIKRAYAGETLDIPDYQFTSEIEAGSIYKSQSRWLRTRVYPIKNEFETVTQIVLVHRDITDQKEAQKALIKKESQFKTFVQRVPIPLSLVSITSGKIKYLNDRFLYTFGYTLEDIPHMDNWWQLAYPDPEYRKWVLNNWEKAVEYGIKYKTDITPDMYNITCKNGNVKQILISGIVLGDDFLANFIDLTAQKNTEKELIAAKEKAEESEKLKTAFLANMSHEIRTPMNGILGFADLLSTPKLSGEKREKYIKIISQSGERMLATINAIIEISKIETNQIVKCISQVNVSELLQNQLLFFLPDANKREIKLSVRSMLPAEESLIFTDCAMLTSILTNLINNALKYTNSGSITFGCTKKNDLLEFFVKDTGIGIPQNVQKSIFERFTRVDLENTKAIEGSGLGLSITKAYVELLGGEIWMESEKGVGSQFFFTIPIKG
- a CDS encoding lysophospholipid acyltransferase family protein; its protein translation is MNILIFPIRFLYKLYFFLYFVITLLLFYPVFKYLLSEKERFPKAFKVIKVYAKVWLYGSGIFLRVKGRENIITGQPFLICSNHSSFIDPATLYIIFDQHFVFTGKKEIEKWPLFHIFYTSGMNILVDRHNRLGALKSFKKMMDVIAEGYPLVILPEGTIPQNAPNLGEFKPGAVSIAIQTGIPILPITQTTNWKRLQRGTMFKGNASPGIAEVIIHPLIPTTGLTKQDAEALSEKLRNVINKPLQEKYGVS
- a CDS encoding FtsX-like permease family protein, which encodes MISVIGVAIGTMALVIVLSVFNGFDGLIRDLFGSFDPDLKILPSTGKTFVPDSTFEQIRKMENVVFYSEVLEENALLKYGNKQRPAIIKGVDEEFTLMTGIDTMMVEGKFLLNSGNHQFAVLGYGVAWDLGVGLTFTDYIKFYVPKRNAKLGLNPTDAFATEYLYPSGYFTIQQDFDSQYVLVPLDFARKLFAYNHEVSAIELSILNQSEIADVKDKIQQLLGEDFVVKNRFELHDVLFKMMQSEKMAIFFILAFILVIASFNVIGSLTMLILDKKQDIATLRSMGAEEKTIQKIFLLEGWLISLLGAAIGVGLGLAICFLQIKFGLITLSGNGAFIMDSYPVDIHFTDIFIIFTTVVSIGYAASRYPVRYITKRFLQFN